In one window of Janthinobacterium sp. 1_2014MBL_MicDiv DNA:
- a CDS encoding LysR family transcriptional regulator codes for MELRHLRYFVAVAEERNFTRAAERLHMAQPPLSRQMQQLEETLGVALIEKGSRPLRLTEAGEFFLAHARPLLDQVRDLKAMTQRIGKLDRTLSIGFVASTLYGELPDIVHRYCERHPEVDVTLHEMTTVEQLKALKEGRIDVGFGRLKSEDPSIRRILLREERLVVALPPGHRLVRGEGGLRLTELIHDTLLVYPKAPRPSFADQVLAMFSEGNVTPGPVTEVRELQISMGLVAAGQGISIVPESVQAMHHRNVVYRKLDDTHAFSPIFFSVRHMDRSPELENILAAVYSIYDEHGIAHAKESL; via the coding sequence ATGGAATTACGGCACTTGCGCTACTTCGTCGCGGTAGCAGAGGAGAGGAACTTCACGCGGGCCGCCGAGCGCCTGCATATGGCCCAGCCGCCTCTGAGCCGGCAAATGCAGCAGCTGGAGGAAACCCTGGGCGTGGCGCTGATCGAGAAAGGCTCGCGGCCCTTGCGGCTGACGGAAGCGGGCGAGTTTTTCCTCGCCCACGCGCGGCCCCTGCTCGACCAGGTGCGCGACCTGAAGGCCATGACGCAGCGCATCGGCAAGCTCGATCGCACCCTGTCGATCGGCTTCGTCGCCTCGACCCTGTATGGGGAATTGCCCGACATCGTGCACCGCTATTGCGAGCGCCATCCCGAGGTGGACGTGACCCTGCACGAAATGACGACGGTGGAACAGTTGAAGGCGCTGAAGGAAGGGCGCATCGACGTCGGTTTCGGGCGCCTGAAAAGCGAGGATCCCAGCATCCGCCGCATCCTGCTGCGCGAAGAGCGGCTGGTGGTGGCCCTGCCGCCCGGCCACCGGCTGGTCCGGGGCGAAGGGGGATTGCGTTTGACCGAGCTGATACACGACACCCTGCTCGTCTATCCGAAGGCGCCGCGGCCCAGCTTTGCCGACCAGGTGCTGGCCATGTTCAGCGAAGGCAATGTCACGCCCGGCCCCGTCACCGAAGTGCGCGAGCTGCAAATCTCGATGGGACTGGTGGCGGCCGGCCAGGGGATTTCCATCGTGCCCGAAAGCGTGCAGGCCATGCATCACCGCAACGTCGTCTACCGCAAGCTCGACGACACGCACGCGTTTTCCCCCATCTTCTTCAGCGTGCGCCACATGGACCGCTCGCCGGAACTGGAAAACATCCTCGCCGCCGTGTATTCGATCTACGATGAACACGGCATCGCGCACGCCAAGGAAAGCCTGTAG